One genomic segment of Amycolatopsis granulosa includes these proteins:
- a CDS encoding methylated-DNA--[protein]-cysteine S-methyltransferase, with translation MSIAHWATTDTPIGPFTAIVAGDGAVLASGWTADLDLLTPQISPALRPSGLQEKRDLGAVSTAVRRYHEGELDAIDDIPVRQRSGEFLQHAWDVLRTVPAGKPVTYSEYAALAGRPAAVRAAASACARNAAALFVPCHRVLRIGGALGGFRWGVDVKRWLLDHETPYRA, from the coding sequence ATGAGCATCGCCCACTGGGCCACCACCGACACCCCGATCGGCCCGTTCACCGCCATCGTCGCCGGCGACGGGGCCGTGCTGGCCTCCGGCTGGACGGCCGACCTGGACCTGCTGACTCCCCAGATCTCCCCCGCACTGCGCCCGTCCGGCCTGCAGGAGAAGCGTGACCTCGGCGCGGTGAGCACCGCGGTCCGCCGCTACCACGAGGGCGAACTGGACGCGATCGACGACATTCCGGTGCGCCAGCGGTCCGGCGAGTTCCTGCAGCACGCGTGGGACGTGCTGCGCACCGTGCCCGCCGGAAAGCCGGTCACCTACAGCGAGTACGCCGCGCTTGCCGGCCGTCCCGCCGCTGTCCGGGCCGCGGCTTCGGCCTGCGCTCGCAACGCGGCGGCGCTGTTCGTGCCCTGCCACCGCGTGCTCCGCATCGGTGGCGCGCTGGGTGGCTTCCGCTGGGGTGTCGATGTCAAGCGCTGGCTGCTCGACCACGAAACCCCTTATCGCGCTTGA
- a CDS encoding AlkA N-terminal domain-containing protein — MTATVAPADQALWRDAERCYRAVASRDARFDGQFITAVRTTGIYCRPSCPALTPRQENVRFYPTAAAAQTAGFRACRRCLPDAVPGSPEWNVRADLAARAMRLIADGVIEREGVPGLARRLGYSERQLGRVLTAELGAGPLALARAHRAHSARLLIELSELPLADVAFAAGFASIRQFNDTIREVFARTPSQLRAAAAAARRRAGAVEPEAGTAGTRLSLRLPFRPPFDAAGLLGFFAARAVPGVEYADEHSYARTLRLPHGAASVTLTPRDGHVRCDLQLADVRDLGAAVTRARRLLDLDADPEAVSRVLGADPALAPAVAATPGIRVPGAADGPELVLRAMLGQQVSVAAARTAAARLTAALGDPVPWQDGVLLFPTAEAVAERGHEVLRGPKRRVDAILAAAAALASGEVDVHVGRDSAELRAELLELTGVGPWTADYVLMRVLGVPDVLLTGDLVLRKGAAALGIADDIPALTERAQAWRPWRSYAGMYLWRSSQA, encoded by the coding sequence ATGACAGCCACCGTGGCACCAGCCGACCAGGCTCTCTGGCGGGACGCCGAGCGCTGCTACCGCGCGGTCGCCTCGCGCGACGCCCGCTTCGACGGCCAGTTCATCACGGCCGTGCGCACGACCGGCATCTACTGCCGGCCGTCCTGCCCGGCGCTCACGCCGCGGCAGGAGAACGTGCGGTTCTACCCGACCGCGGCCGCGGCCCAGACCGCGGGTTTCCGCGCCTGCCGGCGCTGCCTGCCCGACGCCGTGCCCGGCTCGCCGGAGTGGAACGTGCGGGCCGACCTCGCCGCGCGGGCGATGCGGCTGATCGCGGACGGCGTCATCGAGCGTGAAGGCGTGCCCGGCCTGGCCCGCCGGCTCGGCTACTCCGAGCGGCAGCTCGGCCGGGTCCTGACCGCCGAGCTCGGCGCGGGACCGCTGGCCCTGGCCCGGGCCCACCGGGCGCATTCGGCGCGGCTGCTCATCGAGCTGTCCGAGCTGCCGCTGGCCGACGTCGCCTTCGCCGCCGGGTTCGCGAGCATCCGGCAGTTCAACGACACCATCCGCGAGGTCTTCGCCCGCACGCCGTCGCAGCTGCGCGCCGCAGCCGCCGCGGCTCGGCGGCGCGCGGGTGCCGTCGAGCCCGAGGCGGGCACCGCCGGGACCCGGCTGTCCCTGCGGCTGCCGTTCCGCCCGCCGTTCGACGCGGCCGGGCTACTCGGCTTCTTCGCCGCACGGGCGGTGCCCGGCGTCGAGTACGCCGACGAGCACAGCTACGCCCGCACCCTGCGGCTCCCGCACGGCGCCGCGTCCGTGACACTGACGCCACGGGACGGGCACGTGCGCTGCGACCTGCAGCTCGCCGACGTCCGCGACCTGGGGGCCGCCGTCACCCGCGCGCGGCGCCTGCTGGACCTCGACGCCGACCCCGAGGCCGTGTCGCGCGTGCTCGGCGCGGACCCCGCGCTGGCGCCCGCCGTCGCGGCGACCCCGGGTATCCGGGTCCCGGGCGCGGCCGACGGTCCCGAGCTGGTGCTGCGCGCGATGCTCGGCCAGCAGGTGTCGGTCGCCGCCGCGCGCACCGCCGCGGCCCGGCTCACCGCCGCGCTCGGTGATCCGGTCCCATGGCAGGACGGGGTGCTGCTGTTCCCCACCGCCGAGGCGGTCGCCGAGCGAGGTCACGAGGTGCTCCGCGGCCCGAAGCGCCGCGTGGACGCCATCCTGGCCGCCGCCGCCGCGCTCGCTTCCGGCGAGGTGGACGTGCACGTCGGCCGCGACTCCGCCGAACTGCGGGCCGAACTGCTCGAGCTCACCGGCGTCGGGCCGTGGACGGCGGACTACGTGCTGATGCGCGTCCTCGGCGTTCCCGACGTGCTGCTCACCGGCGACCTCGTGCTCCGCAAAGGCGCGGCCGCCCTCGGCATCGCCGACGACATCCCCGCACTGACCGAACGAGCGCAGGCATGGCGGCCCTGGCGGTCCTACGCCGGCATGTACCTGTGGCGCTCGAGCCAAGCCTGA
- the ychF gene encoding redox-regulated ATPase YchF: MSLTLGIVGLPNVGKSTLFNALTRNDVLAANYPFATIEPNVGVVPLPDERLDKLAEMFASARTVPATVSFVDIAGIVKGASEGAGLGNKFLANIREANAICQVIRVFDDPDVVHVDGRVDPSSDIETINTELILADLQTLEKALPRLEKEARTKKENRPALEAAQKAKEILDGGRTLFSAQQEVDSSLLRELSLLTLKPFLYVFNADEGVLTDQAKREELTKLVAPADAVFLDAKVEAELLELDDEESVRELLESVGQAEPGLHALARAGFHTLGLQTYLTAGPKESRAWTIPQGATAPQAAGVIHTDFERGFIKAEVVSFDDLMEAGSMAAARAAGKVRMEGKDYVMADGDVVEFRFNV; this comes from the coding sequence GTGAGTCTGACCCTCGGTATCGTCGGCCTGCCCAACGTCGGCAAGTCGACCCTGTTCAACGCGCTGACCCGCAACGACGTGCTCGCGGCGAACTACCCGTTCGCGACGATCGAGCCGAACGTGGGCGTCGTGCCGCTGCCCGACGAGCGGCTGGACAAGCTCGCCGAGATGTTCGCCTCCGCTCGCACCGTACCGGCGACGGTATCCTTTGTGGACATCGCGGGAATCGTGAAGGGTGCCTCCGAGGGGGCCGGACTTGGCAACAAGTTCCTCGCCAACATCCGCGAGGCCAACGCGATCTGCCAGGTCATCCGGGTGTTCGACGACCCCGACGTGGTGCACGTCGACGGACGGGTCGACCCGTCGTCCGACATCGAGACGATCAACACCGAGCTGATTCTCGCCGATCTGCAGACCCTGGAGAAGGCGCTGCCGCGGCTGGAGAAGGAAGCCCGGACGAAGAAGGAGAACCGGCCGGCGCTGGAGGCCGCGCAGAAGGCGAAGGAGATCCTCGACGGCGGCCGGACGTTGTTCTCCGCCCAGCAGGAGGTCGACTCGTCGCTGCTGCGCGAGCTGAGCCTGCTGACCCTCAAGCCGTTCCTGTACGTGTTCAACGCCGACGAGGGTGTGCTGACCGACCAGGCCAAGCGCGAGGAACTGACCAAGCTGGTGGCTCCGGCGGACGCCGTCTTCCTGGACGCGAAGGTCGAAGCCGAGCTGCTCGAGCTCGACGACGAGGAGTCGGTGCGGGAGCTGCTGGAGTCGGTCGGCCAGGCCGAGCCCGGCCTGCACGCGCTCGCCCGCGCCGGCTTCCACACGCTGGGCTTGCAGACCTACCTGACTGCCGGTCCGAAGGAGTCGCGTGCGTGGACGATCCCGCAGGGCGCCACCGCGCCGCAGGCCGCGGGCGTCATCCACACCGACTTCGAACGGGGCTTCATCAAGGCCGAGGTCGTCTCGTTCGACGACCTGATGGAAGCCGGTTCGATGGCGGCCGCGCGCGCAGCCGGCAAGGTCCGGATGGAAGGCAAGGACTACGTCATGGCCGACGGCGACGTGGTCGAATTCCGCTTCAACGTTTAG
- a CDS encoding DUF6542 domain-containing protein — translation MTAIPDRRSDSDADDVPLPWDQRPIVGDRRGLPWWGAVLLAFGLAVAGAVIDMQTRHELGWLFKGAYFIGAVAAVCAVQRRSLFGPMVQPPLILGITVPGVVLMVSGMPENSDMLSKALAIGTPLINGFPTMAVTTGCTLVLGIVRIYRERNPDLTAKTGDGKRPTDPKRPGGAGRGDAGSSGRRPAADRPGGAEDRAGGSKEGRTGGAAAAGRASAGRRPGRRLPPEDDPRRATDTPRRGRAGGDSGGRRAGEDEPRRDPAARGGKTPSVGRRPRQRGVPPEEDDRRGGEPRSGGAANRARRVPPRAGDPVQEPRRAPQGRRGTPPRRRPWDDDA, via the coding sequence GTGACCGCCATTCCCGATCGCCGGAGCGATTCCGACGCCGACGACGTGCCGCTGCCGTGGGATCAGCGTCCCATCGTCGGTGACCGCCGCGGCTTGCCGTGGTGGGGTGCTGTGCTCCTCGCCTTCGGGCTGGCGGTGGCCGGTGCGGTCATCGACATGCAGACCCGGCATGAGCTGGGATGGCTGTTCAAGGGCGCGTACTTCATCGGCGCGGTCGCGGCGGTCTGCGCTGTGCAGCGGCGCAGCCTGTTCGGGCCGATGGTGCAGCCTCCGCTCATCCTCGGAATCACGGTGCCCGGAGTGGTGCTGATGGTGTCCGGGATGCCGGAGAACAGCGACATGCTGAGTAAGGCGCTGGCCATCGGGACGCCGCTGATCAACGGGTTTCCGACGATGGCGGTCACCACGGGTTGCACCCTGGTACTGGGCATCGTGCGCATCTACCGCGAGCGAAACCCGGATCTGACAGCCAAAACCGGGGACGGCAAGCGGCCGACGGACCCGAAGCGTCCTGGTGGCGCGGGTCGCGGCGACGCCGGATCAAGTGGTCGGCGGCCGGCCGCCGACCGGCCCGGCGGCGCCGAGGACCGCGCCGGCGGCTCGAAGGAGGGTCGCACCGGTGGTGCGGCGGCTGCCGGCCGCGCGTCGGCCGGGCGACGCCCGGGACGCCGGCTGCCGCCGGAGGACGACCCTCGTCGCGCCACGGACACCCCTCGGCGGGGGCGTGCCGGCGGGGACTCCGGTGGTCGCCGCGCCGGGGAGGACGAGCCGCGCCGGGATCCCGCGGCGCGCGGCGGTAAGACACCGTCGGTGGGCCGGCGCCCTCGTCAGCGGGGCGTGCCGCCGGAGGAGGACGATCGCCGCGGCGGCGAGCCGCGGTCCGGCGGTGCCGCCAACCGTGCCCGGCGGGTCCCACCGCGGGCAGGCGACCCGGTCCAGGAGCCACGCCGCGCCCCACAAGGCCGCCGCGGAACCCCGCCACGCCGCCGCCCCTGGGACGACGACGCCTGA
- a CDS encoding 4-hydroxy-3-methylbut-2-enyl diphosphate reductase: MTAVSEPVKRVLLAKPRGYCAGVDRAVVAVEKALELYGPPVYVRKEIVHNRHVVESLRARGVVFVDDTSEVPEGELVVFSAHGVSPAVRAEAEERNLRTIDATCPLVTKVHKEVNRFAGQDYDILLIGHEGHEEVEGTAGEAPTHVQLVDTAEDAAKVEVRDPSKVVWLSQTTLSVDETMERVDQLKGRFPNLMDPPSDDICYATSNRQTAVKAMAPECDLVLVVGSTNSSNSQRLVEVAKQAGAKDAHLIDFAHEVDESWLADVTTVGVTSGASVPDVLVMDLLSWLADRGWGEVEEVTTANEKIAFALPRELRRA, from the coding sequence ATGACTGCTGTCTCCGAGCCCGTCAAGCGTGTGCTGCTGGCCAAGCCGCGCGGCTACTGCGCCGGTGTCGACCGGGCCGTGGTCGCCGTGGAGAAGGCGCTCGAGTTGTACGGGCCGCCGGTGTACGTGCGCAAGGAGATCGTGCACAACCGCCACGTGGTGGAATCGCTGCGTGCGCGGGGGGTCGTCTTCGTGGACGACACGTCCGAGGTGCCCGAGGGTGAGCTCGTGGTGTTCTCCGCGCACGGCGTGTCCCCGGCCGTGCGCGCCGAGGCGGAGGAGCGCAACCTGCGCACCATCGACGCGACGTGCCCCCTGGTGACCAAGGTGCACAAGGAGGTCAACCGGTTCGCCGGCCAGGACTACGACATCCTGCTCATCGGGCACGAGGGGCACGAGGAGGTCGAGGGCACCGCGGGCGAGGCGCCCACGCACGTGCAGCTGGTGGACACGGCCGAGGACGCGGCGAAGGTCGAGGTGCGTGACCCGTCGAAGGTCGTGTGGCTGTCGCAGACCACGTTGAGCGTGGACGAGACGATGGAGCGCGTCGACCAGCTCAAGGGCCGCTTCCCCAACCTGATGGACCCGCCCAGCGACGACATCTGCTACGCCACGTCGAATCGGCAGACGGCCGTGAAGGCGATGGCCCCGGAGTGCGACCTGGTGCTGGTGGTGGGCTCGACGAACTCGTCGAACTCGCAGCGCCTGGTCGAGGTGGCCAAGCAGGCCGGCGCGAAGGACGCGCACCTGATCGACTTCGCCCACGAGGTGGATGAGTCGTGGCTGGCGGACGTGACGACGGTCGGTGTCACGAGTGGCGCCTCGGTGCCCGACGTGCTGGTGATGGACCTGCTGAGCTGGCTGGCGGACCGCGGCTGGGGCGAGGTCGAGGAGGTCACCACCGCCAACGAGAAGATCGCCTTCGCCCTGCCCCGGGAACTGCGCCGCGCCTGA
- a CDS encoding SUMF1/EgtB/PvdO family nonheme iron enzyme, with the protein MSWLRGNGVLDMAGNADEWTSTLYAPYPGAPAGVGSTGDRAFDRHITGGGAFRHDRDLARCACRHGAYEPDLEAIGVGFRVAAPAA; encoded by the coding sequence GTGTCGTGGTTGAGGGGCAACGGTGTGCTGGACATGGCGGGTAACGCCGACGAGTGGACCTCCACCCTTTACGCTCCCTACCCCGGCGCGCCCGCAGGGGTAGGGAGCACCGGAGACCGGGCCTTCGACCGCCACATCACCGGAGGCGGCGCGTTCCGCCACGACCGGGACCTGGCCCGGTGCGCCTGTCGGCACGGCGCCTACGAGCCGGACCTGGAAGCGATCGGCGTGGGCTTCCGCGTGGCGGCACCGGCCGCGTAG
- a CDS encoding exonuclease SbcCD subunit D C-terminal domain-containing protein translates to MRLLHTSDWHVGRTFHGLDLLAEQDAVLAHLADLVAAEGVDVVLVSGDIYDRAVPSAEAVQVANRALGRLRHAGAQLVLTSGNHDSAPRLGAFGEFAAAGGLHLRTTIDRIADPVVLDDAHGAVAIYGIPYLEPEPARQALGVTGARGHTAVLTEAMRRIRADLAERPPGTRSVVLAHAFVTGAAPTESERSIAVGGVEQVPGSVFDGADYVALGHLHGPQTLAEHLRYSGSPVAYSFSEAQQRKSVWIVDLDGSGLADVRRHELPVPRRLAKLTGRLADLLADPAHDELAECYLSVTLTDPVRPVEAMRSLRDRFPHAVHLEWQPENGKTSSALRYAAAVRGRSDQEIARGFLDDCRGAPPNEREAGLLRAALEKADREDAA, encoded by the coding sequence GTGAGACTCCTGCACACCTCCGACTGGCACGTCGGACGCACCTTCCACGGGCTGGACCTGCTCGCCGAGCAGGACGCCGTGCTCGCGCACCTCGCGGACCTCGTGGCCGCCGAGGGGGTCGACGTCGTCCTCGTCTCGGGCGACATCTACGACCGGGCCGTGCCCTCGGCCGAGGCCGTGCAGGTCGCCAACCGCGCTCTCGGGCGCCTCCGGCACGCGGGTGCGCAGCTGGTCCTCACGTCCGGCAACCACGACTCCGCGCCACGGCTCGGTGCGTTCGGCGAGTTCGCCGCGGCCGGCGGCCTGCACCTGCGCACCACCATCGATCGGATCGCCGATCCGGTCGTGCTCGACGATGCCCACGGTGCGGTCGCGATCTACGGCATCCCCTACCTGGAGCCGGAACCGGCCCGGCAGGCGCTCGGCGTGACGGGTGCGCGCGGGCACACGGCCGTGCTCACCGAAGCGATGCGACGGATCCGGGCCGATCTCGCGGAACGGCCGCCGGGAACGCGGTCGGTCGTGCTCGCGCACGCGTTCGTCACCGGGGCCGCGCCCACCGAATCGGAACGCTCCATCGCTGTCGGCGGGGTCGAACAGGTGCCGGGTTCGGTGTTCGACGGGGCCGACTACGTCGCGCTGGGGCATCTGCACGGGCCGCAGACGCTCGCCGAGCACCTGCGGTACTCGGGCAGCCCCGTCGCCTACTCGTTTTCCGAGGCACAGCAACGGAAATCGGTCTGGATAGTCGATCTCGACGGCTCGGGCCTGGCGGATGTCCGGCGGCACGAGCTGCCGGTCCCGCGCCGGCTGGCCAAGCTCACCGGCCGCCTGGCGGACCTGCTGGCCGACCCGGCGCACGACGAGCTGGCCGAGTGCTATCTCTCGGTCACGCTCACCGATCCGGTGCGTCCCGTCGAGGCGATGCGGTCCTTGCGCGACCGCTTTCCACACGCAGTCCACCTGGAATGGCAGCCGGAGAACGGGAAGACATCGTCGGCGCTGCGGTACGCGGCCGCCGTGCGCGGGCGTTCGGACCAGGAGATCGCCCGTGGCTTCCTCGACGACTGCCGCGGGGCGCCGCCGAACGAGCGGGAGGCCGGGTTGCTGCGCGCGGCCCTGGAGAAGGCGGACCGGGAGGACGCGGCATGA
- the rmuC gene encoding DNA recombination protein RmuC yields MASTVITTAAVAIAVVLVVAIALLWRLYGDSVRRADAAARLVEAERSRVDQHQAALRRYEVAFASISGRGELGEQVLAETARALGLREGLHYTLQTDLGGGGSAKPDMVLRVGGDRSVPVDAKASLACWAEAVETDDPDERMDALRVHVRNLRSRAAELAGKGYQRWADAIYGTVMFVPSDAAVVAALDTDPELLRWMLDRRVFLCGPTGFAVVASAALFAASDRAVVEDIERVRAGAATAHRAAGNAVEALNLSSTHLQRFLSARRRELDALEGFRAAVAPLSDAAGSPTEVAPIRRGDEIAAS; encoded by the coding sequence GTGGCCTCCACCGTGATCACCACGGCAGCCGTCGCGATCGCTGTGGTCCTGGTCGTGGCGATCGCCCTGCTGTGGCGGCTCTACGGCGACAGCGTGCGCCGCGCCGACGCCGCGGCTCGCCTGGTCGAAGCCGAGCGGTCACGCGTGGATCAGCACCAGGCGGCGCTGCGCAGGTACGAGGTCGCGTTCGCCTCGATCAGCGGCCGGGGCGAGCTGGGTGAGCAGGTCCTGGCCGAGACGGCGCGGGCGCTGGGGCTGCGCGAGGGGCTGCACTACACACTGCAGACCGACCTGGGCGGCGGTGGCTCGGCCAAACCCGACATGGTGCTGCGGGTCGGTGGCGACCGCAGTGTGCCCGTCGACGCGAAGGCCAGCCTCGCGTGCTGGGCGGAAGCGGTCGAGACCGACGATCCGGACGAGCGCATGGACGCGCTGCGGGTGCACGTCCGCAACCTGCGGTCCCGGGCCGCCGAACTGGCCGGCAAGGGATACCAGCGCTGGGCCGACGCGATCTACGGCACGGTGATGTTCGTGCCCTCCGACGCGGCCGTGGTGGCGGCGCTGGACACCGATCCGGAACTGCTGCGCTGGATGCTCGACCGGCGGGTGTTCCTGTGCGGGCCGACCGGGTTCGCGGTGGTGGCGTCTGCCGCGCTGTTCGCCGCGAGCGACCGGGCGGTCGTGGAGGACATCGAGCGGGTGCGGGCCGGTGCGGCGACGGCACACCGGGCGGCAGGAAACGCGGTCGAAGCGCTCAACCTCAGCAGCACCCACCTGCAGCGGTTTCTGTCGGCGCGACGGCGGGAGCTGGATGCGCTCGAAGGGTTCCGGGCAGCGGTGGCGCCGCTGTCGGACGCGGCAGGGAGCCCCACCGAGGTCGCCCCCATCCGGAGGGGGGACGAGATCGCAGCGAGTTAG
- a CDS encoding AAA family ATPase gives MRLHRLEVAAFGPYRSRQVVDFDALGADGLFLLHGDTGAGKTTLLDAVAFALFGTVPGARGQVKRLRCDLADPEEPTEVVLELTVQGQRLRIARSPEYQRPKRRGEGTTTQQAKAVLTWIGVPPAGQPAEGLTRIDEVGRTVQRLLGMSADQFFQVVLLPQGEFARFLRADTDEREKLLERLFGTKRFADVEAWFRERRAEQRRELDQQRQELREWTARFAQVAGADAPEEDVAGWVARTGERIRATVERAREDEQRARAARESADELLAERLSAAERVRRVREAHQRLAVLAEQEDERARWAEELAAARRAATVVAVAAQADRCATQLDEARLAEDHKAQALAATGFVNAEVDTAELRKLSGQLREEAGALAGLVAEAEQQARDQRDIERFAETAADARARVEVLGEKLAGIPERARDLRERLDVAIDAEAKLGEVRKREADLVAAVADAERLPAARRALADAEAAAREAIDRHQEARERFLELRRWRLDGMAAELAARLTSGSPCPVCGSSDHPAPAIAAPEAVSPEQEHAAEEAEARAERQRKVAEAARYNAETKLAALRERLRGRDGAQLGEELSALRKEIAGLDALAEQRAALAKQVQATETEQRELEGKRAAELQKATAAETQRQALTERVAERARRLDAARGEHTDVGARRAHLTGIVRALDELAEARAATASAAGQLERQRVEVGEALRRAGFETVAEMRAAARDEVTIRDLERRLAEADAAEAAARATLSEPDLSGVGPDDEVDVASAKAGAQSARERAEAAFAVLRSADAQADALGTLAERLSAATERLRPLEEEFAELDALTDVVNGRGQNARKMSLRSYVLAARLEEVALAATARLQTMSQGRYSFVHSDAAGSHGTRGGLGLDVLDDFSGTVRPAKTLSGGESFLASLALALGLADVVAAGTGGSLLDTLFVDEGFGTLDSETLDVVMNILDELRAGGRVVGLVSHVEELRQRIPTRLRVRKSRTGSSLELQMA, from the coding sequence ATGAGACTGCACCGGCTGGAGGTGGCGGCCTTCGGCCCGTACCGGTCCCGGCAGGTCGTCGATTTCGACGCGCTCGGGGCCGACGGGCTGTTCCTCCTGCACGGCGACACCGGCGCGGGCAAGACCACGCTGCTGGACGCGGTGGCGTTCGCCTTGTTCGGCACCGTTCCCGGCGCGCGTGGGCAGGTCAAGCGGTTGCGCTGCGACCTCGCGGATCCGGAGGAGCCGACCGAGGTCGTGCTCGAGCTCACCGTGCAGGGGCAGCGGTTGCGCATCGCGCGCAGCCCGGAGTACCAGCGTCCGAAGCGGCGGGGCGAGGGGACCACCACTCAGCAAGCGAAGGCCGTGCTCACATGGATCGGTGTACCGCCCGCCGGTCAGCCGGCCGAGGGACTGACGCGCATCGACGAGGTCGGGCGCACGGTGCAACGCCTGCTGGGGATGAGCGCGGATCAGTTCTTCCAGGTCGTGTTGCTGCCGCAGGGCGAGTTCGCCCGTTTCCTGCGCGCCGACACCGACGAGCGCGAGAAGCTGCTGGAAAGGCTGTTCGGCACCAAGCGGTTCGCCGACGTCGAGGCGTGGTTCCGCGAACGGCGGGCGGAGCAACGGCGCGAACTCGATCAGCAGCGCCAGGAGCTGCGCGAGTGGACCGCCCGATTCGCCCAGGTGGCCGGTGCGGACGCGCCCGAGGAGGACGTCGCGGGCTGGGTCGCGCGGACCGGCGAGCGGATCCGGGCCACGGTTGAGCGGGCGCGGGAGGACGAGCAGCGTGCGCGAGCCGCGCGCGAGTCGGCCGACGAGCTGCTGGCCGAGCGGCTGTCGGCCGCCGAGCGGGTGCGCCGGGTCCGGGAGGCGCACCAGCGGCTCGCGGTGCTGGCCGAGCAGGAGGACGAACGCGCCCGCTGGGCGGAGGAACTCGCCGCGGCGCGGCGAGCGGCGACCGTCGTGGCGGTCGCGGCACAGGCCGACCGGTGCGCGACGCAGCTCGACGAAGCCCGGCTCGCCGAGGATCACAAGGCCCAGGCGCTGGCGGCGACCGGTTTCGTGAACGCGGAGGTGGACACCGCGGAACTGCGCAAGCTGTCCGGGCAGTTGCGTGAGGAGGCCGGCGCACTGGCCGGACTCGTCGCCGAGGCCGAACAGCAGGCGCGGGATCAGCGGGACATCGAGCGCTTCGCCGAGACGGCGGCGGACGCGCGAGCGCGGGTCGAGGTGCTCGGCGAAAAGCTCGCCGGTATCCCGGAGCGCGCACGGGATCTGCGGGAGCGCCTCGACGTCGCGATCGACGCCGAAGCGAAGCTCGGTGAGGTTCGCAAACGGGAGGCCGACCTGGTCGCTGCTGTCGCGGACGCGGAGCGCCTGCCCGCGGCGCGGCGAGCCCTGGCCGACGCGGAAGCGGCTGCCCGGGAGGCGATCGACCGGCATCAGGAGGCACGCGAACGGTTTCTCGAGCTGCGCCGGTGGCGGCTGGACGGCATGGCGGCCGAGCTCGCCGCGCGTCTGACATCCGGATCGCCGTGCCCGGTGTGTGGTTCCTCCGACCACCCGGCACCCGCGATCGCGGCGCCCGAGGCCGTCTCACCGGAGCAGGAGCACGCAGCCGAGGAGGCCGAGGCCCGGGCGGAGCGGCAGCGCAAGGTGGCCGAGGCGGCCCGGTACAACGCGGAAACCAAGCTGGCCGCGCTGCGCGAACGCTTGCGGGGCCGGGATGGCGCTCAGCTGGGCGAGGAGCTGTCCGCGTTGCGCAAGGAAATCGCCGGATTGGATGCGCTGGCGGAACAACGTGCCGCACTGGCCAAGCAGGTGCAGGCGACCGAGACCGAGCAGCGGGAACTCGAAGGGAAACGTGCGGCGGAACTGCAGAAGGCCACCGCGGCGGAAACCCAGCGGCAGGCGTTGACCGAGCGCGTCGCCGAGCGTGCGCGACGGCTCGACGCGGCACGCGGCGAGCACACGGACGTCGGCGCGCGGCGTGCCCATCTGACCGGGATCGTGCGGGCACTGGACGAACTGGCCGAGGCGCGTGCCGCCACCGCGAGCGCAGCCGGGCAGCTCGAGCGTCAGCGCGTCGAGGTGGGGGAAGCCCTGCGCCGCGCCGGCTTCGAGACGGTTGCGGAGATGCGGGCCGCCGCGCGGGACGAGGTGACGATCCGCGACCTCGAGCGGCGCCTCGCCGAGGCCGATGCTGCCGAGGCGGCCGCGCGGGCCACCCTGAGCGAGCCGGACCTGTCGGGGGTCGGGCCGGACGACGAGGTCGACGTCGCTTCGGCGAAGGCCGGGGCCCAGTCGGCGCGAGAACGGGCCGAAGCCGCGTTCGCCGTCCTGCGATCGGCGGACGCACAGGCGGACGCGCTCGGCACGCTCGCCGAACGCCTGAGCGCCGCGACCGAGCGGTTACGCCCGCTGGAGGAGGAGTTCGCCGAGCTCGACGCTCTGACCGACGTGGTCAACGGGCGCGGGCAGAACGCGCGGAAGATGTCGCTGCGGTCGTACGTCCTGGCGGCTCGGCTGGAAGAGGTCGCCCTCGCCGCTACGGCGCGGTTGCAGACGATGAGTCAGGGACGCTACTCGTTCGTGCACTCCGACGCCGCCGGATCGCACGGCACGAGGGGTGGCCTGGGACTGGACGTACTGGACGACTTCTCCGGCACGGTCCGGCCGGCCAAGACCCTGTCCGGCGGGGAGTCGTTCCTCGCGTCGCTGGCGCTGGCCCTGGGGCTGGCGGATGTGGTCGCCGCGGGGACCGGTGGCTCGCTGCTGGACACGCTGTTCGTCGACGAGGGGTTCGGCACCCTCGACTCGGAGACGCTCGACGTGGTGATGAACATCCTCGACGAGCTGCGGGCCGGGGGCCGGGTGGTCGGCCTGGTGTCCCATGTGGAGGAATTGCGGCAGCGGATCCCGACCCGGCTGCGGGTGCGCAAGTCCCGCACCGGGTCGAGTTTGGAGCTGCAGATGGCCTGA